One genomic segment of Streptomyces sp. TLI_146 includes these proteins:
- a CDS encoding sensor histidine kinase, with protein MHAAFFLLLGASLTRFLIRHPGDGRTPWIVALSAALALLYVLGPALGSRPTPRRLGWLGVVVAVWMVLVVLAPSFAWCAVPLFYTGLRTLPTRAALVLVALLTAFVVAAQLMLAEGVDPNLVVAPPAVAAVATAVFVHMQRQADRQRHLIDDLIRTRRELAATERREGTLAERQRLSMEIHDTLAQGLSSQQMLLQASERVWESDPAAARRHVRTAESIAERNLAEARRFVHDLAPAELAAGGSLPQALRALAARAAAESSLDVRLHVDGVPVALPDRVESTLLRIAQGALANVREHAGARTAALTLTYLGDQIVLDVADDGRGFTGAGAESRDGRGHGLPAMRARLRQLGGTLTVESAPGEGAVLSAAIPLDPLEGVR; from the coding sequence ATGCACGCCGCCTTCTTCCTGCTGCTCGGCGCCTCGCTCACGCGGTTCCTGATCCGCCACCCCGGCGACGGCCGCACCCCGTGGATCGTGGCGCTCTCGGCCGCCCTGGCTCTGCTGTACGTCCTCGGCCCCGCCCTGGGATCACGGCCGACGCCCCGGCGGCTCGGCTGGCTCGGGGTGGTGGTGGCGGTGTGGATGGTGCTCGTGGTGCTCGCGCCGAGCTTCGCGTGGTGCGCGGTGCCGCTGTTCTACACCGGGCTGCGGACGCTGCCGACACGGGCCGCGCTGGTGCTGGTGGCCCTGCTGACCGCGTTCGTGGTGGCCGCGCAGCTGATGCTGGCCGAAGGGGTCGATCCGAACCTGGTGGTCGCCCCGCCCGCCGTCGCGGCCGTCGCCACCGCCGTCTTCGTCCATATGCAGCGCCAGGCGGACCGGCAGCGCCACCTCATCGACGACCTGATCCGCACCCGGCGCGAACTGGCCGCCACCGAGCGGCGCGAGGGCACGCTCGCCGAGCGCCAGCGCCTCTCCATGGAGATCCACGACACGCTCGCCCAGGGCCTGTCCAGCCAGCAGATGCTGCTCCAGGCGTCGGAGCGGGTGTGGGAGTCCGACCCGGCGGCGGCCCGCCGCCACGTCCGTACGGCCGAGTCGATCGCCGAGCGCAACCTCGCCGAGGCCCGCCGCTTCGTCCACGACCTCGCCCCCGCCGAGCTCGCGGCGGGCGGCAGCCTGCCCCAGGCCCTGCGGGCGCTGGCGGCCCGGGCGGCCGCGGAGTCGTCCCTGGATGTACGGCTGCACGTCGACGGGGTGCCCGTCGCCCTCCCCGACCGGGTCGAGTCGACGCTGCTGCGGATCGCGCAGGGGGCGCTCGCGAACGTACGCGAGCACGCCGGGGCGCGTACGGCCGCGCTCACCCTCACCTATCTGGGCGACCAGATCGTGCTGGACGTCGCGGACGACGGGCGCGGGTTCACGGGCGCGGGCGCGGAGTCCCGGGACGGCCGGGGCCACGGGCTGCCCGCGATGCGGGCGCGGCTGCGGCAGCTCGGGGGCACGCTGACCGTGGAGTCGGCGCCAGGGGAAGGCGCGGTGCTGTCCGCGGCGATTCCACTGGATCCGCTGGAGGGTGTGCGATGA
- a CDS encoding response regulator transcription factor, which produces MKVLLCDDHAVVRAGLLALLGSEPDIEVVGEAGTGEEAVAAAAKLRPDVVLMDLQLGPGIDGVEATRRIAATGVRVLVLTTYDTDADITRAIAAGATGYLLKAERPEELFAAIRAAAQGRTALSPPVASRVMERMRGTGRPSLTDRELDILAQLSRGLGNREIARALFISEATVKTHLGRIYEKLGVETRAGAVAEGKERRLLP; this is translated from the coding sequence ATGAAGGTGCTGTTGTGCGACGACCACGCGGTCGTACGGGCCGGACTGCTCGCGCTGCTCGGCAGCGAGCCCGACATCGAGGTGGTCGGGGAGGCGGGCACCGGCGAGGAGGCGGTCGCGGCGGCGGCCAAGCTGCGCCCCGACGTCGTCCTGATGGACCTCCAGCTCGGCCCGGGCATCGACGGGGTCGAGGCGACACGGCGGATCGCGGCGACGGGGGTGCGGGTGCTCGTCCTGACCACGTACGACACGGACGCGGACATCACACGGGCGATCGCGGCCGGGGCGACGGGCTACCTGCTGAAGGCGGAGCGCCCGGAGGAGCTGTTCGCGGCGATCCGCGCGGCCGCCCAGGGCCGCACCGCCCTTTCACCCCCCGTGGCGAGCCGGGTCATGGAACGCATGCGGGGCACCGGCCGCCCCTCCCTCACCGACCGCGAGCTGGACATCCTGGCGCAGCTGTCCCGGGGCCTGGGCAACCGCGAGATCGCGCGGGCGCTGTTCATCAGCGAGGCGACGGTGAAGACGCATCTGGGCAGGATCTACGAGAAGTTGGGGGTGGAGACGCGGGCCGGGGCCGTGGCGGAGGGGAAGGAACGGCGGCTGCTGCCGTGA
- a CDS encoding pentapeptide repeat-containing protein produces MAKRAREVTREVTAVRRPEVRLPPLAPHGPAELEPEGDYDGLEFRNLDLSGQEGTGARFMDCGVYGCALDETRLPGARFIDTVLSGVRGVGTDLSRASLRDVEIHDVRMGGVQLHGAVLERVLIRGGKIDYLNLRDTELRDVVFENCVLAEPDFASARLDRVAFAGCELRGADFTGARMKDVDLRGAALLDIARGVDRLAGAVITPSQLVDLAPAFAAQVGVRVVA; encoded by the coding sequence ATGGCGAAGAGGGCGAGGGAAGTGACCAGGGAAGTGACGGCGGTGCGGCGTCCTGAGGTGCGGCTGCCCCCGCTGGCCCCGCACGGTCCGGCGGAACTGGAACCGGAGGGCGACTACGACGGCCTGGAGTTCCGGAACCTGGACCTGTCGGGCCAGGAGGGCACCGGCGCCCGCTTCATGGACTGCGGGGTGTACGGCTGCGCGCTGGACGAGACCCGGCTGCCCGGCGCCCGTTTCATCGACACGGTGCTCTCGGGCGTACGGGGCGTGGGGACGGACCTGTCGCGCGCGTCTCTGCGCGACGTGGAGATCCACGATGTGCGCATGGGCGGCGTCCAGCTCCACGGGGCGGTCCTGGAGCGGGTCCTGATCCGCGGCGGCAAGATCGACTACCTCAATCTGCGCGATACGGAGCTACGGGACGTGGTCTTCGAGAACTGCGTCCTGGCCGAGCCGGACTTCGCGTCGGCCCGCCTGGACCGGGTGGCGTTCGCGGGCTGCGAGCTGCGGGGCGCGGACTTCACGGGGGCCCGTATGAAGGACGTGGACCTGCGGGGCGCGGCGCTCCTGGACATCGCCCGGGGCGTGGACCGCCTGGCGGGGGCGGTGATCACGCCGTCCCAGCTGGTGGACCTGGCGCCGGCGTTCGCGGCGCAGGTGGGGGTACGGGTGGTGGCGTGA
- a CDS encoding NAD(P)-binding protein: MDRITVIGGGLAGLTAAITAAESGARVNLYESHHTLGGRARTAEGPYLTNDGPHVLYNGGPHWAWLKRRGLLGQVASVAPLEAARFRFSWDGSLRHTPPLALLKLARQSPETAPVDRDFASWAAGVVGSKAARAAANYAAVALFHHDPGSLSAAFVQERLHRATALPPEARYPVGGWGAVVDRMATRAWELGVHVETTARVDALPEDHGPVVVATSLDAARRLLGDDSLHWTSGRTALLDLGLSTRRGDPFVVSDLEHPGWIERFTAAHRTLAPAGHQLLQAQFPIAPHESKADGVARGERLLDASFAGWRQRVAWRRDALAAGRTGAVDLPGTTWRDRPAIDRGDGVFLAGDQVAAPGMLSEVAFASGIEAASLAVRSLRLTRAS, translated from the coding sequence ATGGACCGGATCACCGTCATCGGCGGCGGCCTCGCCGGGCTCACCGCGGCCATCACCGCAGCCGAGTCCGGCGCCCGGGTGAACCTGTACGAGTCGCACCACACGCTGGGCGGACGCGCGCGTACCGCGGAGGGTCCGTACCTGACCAACGACGGTCCGCATGTGCTCTACAACGGGGGCCCGCACTGGGCCTGGCTCAAACGCCGCGGCCTGCTCGGGCAGGTCGCCTCCGTGGCGCCGCTCGAAGCGGCGAGGTTCCGCTTCAGCTGGGACGGCTCGCTGCGCCACACTCCGCCTCTGGCGCTGCTCAAGCTGGCCCGGCAGAGTCCGGAAACCGCCCCGGTGGACCGCGACTTCGCCTCCTGGGCCGCCGGAGTCGTCGGCTCCAAGGCGGCCCGCGCCGCCGCCAACTACGCCGCTGTGGCGCTCTTCCACCACGACCCGGGCTCGCTCTCCGCCGCCTTCGTCCAGGAGCGGCTGCACCGCGCCACCGCACTGCCGCCCGAGGCCCGCTATCCGGTGGGCGGTTGGGGCGCCGTCGTCGACCGGATGGCGACGCGCGCGTGGGAGCTGGGGGTGCATGTGGAGACCACCGCGCGCGTGGACGCGCTCCCCGAGGACCACGGCCCCGTCGTCGTCGCCACCTCCCTCGACGCCGCCCGGCGGCTGCTCGGCGACGACTCGCTGCACTGGACCAGTGGCCGCACGGCCCTGCTCGACCTGGGGCTCAGTACGCGCAGGGGCGACCCGTTCGTCGTCTCCGACCTGGAGCACCCGGGCTGGATCGAGCGGTTCACCGCCGCCCACCGCACCCTCGCCCCGGCCGGACACCAGCTGCTCCAGGCGCAGTTCCCCATCGCCCCGCACGAGTCGAAGGCCGACGGCGTCGCGCGCGGGGAGCGGCTGCTCGACGCCTCGTTCGCGGGCTGGCGCCAGCGGGTCGCCTGGCGCCGGGACGCGCTGGCGGCGGGGCGTACCGGGGCGGTGGACCTGCCCGGCACCACCTGGCGCGACCGCCCGGCGATCGACCGCGGTGACGGGGTGTTCCTCGCGGGCGACCAGGTGGCCGCGCCGGGCATGCTCTCGGAGGTCGCGTTCGCGAGCGGGATCGAGGCGGCGTCACTGGCGGTACGGAGCCTGAGACTGACCCGGGCCTCCTGA
- a CDS encoding zinc-binding dehydrogenase — translation MHAIRLHTFGPAENLAYEKTEDPVPGPGQVRIAVAAAGVHLLDTALREGRPGPFPAPPVLPTIPGREVAGTVDALGEGTDPGWLGKRVVTHLGMAPGGYAELAVADAARLHEIPPNLDPAEAVAMIGTGRTTMGILQFTDLGPDSVAIVPAAAGGIGTLLVQYVKNTGGTVVGLAGGPAKTARVRENGADLAVDYLRPDWPDTVREFLGADRRATVVFDSVGGTTGRTAVDFLAPGGRHLVFGWSGAGPHDGEPLTFTQEYLTEHALTSQNVLGPAMLSRAEGPDPLRTLETRALEKAATGRLRPAVQRFPLAEAAAAHRALEGRGTVGKVVLVP, via the coding sequence ATGCACGCCATCCGCCTCCACACCTTCGGCCCCGCCGAGAACCTCGCGTACGAGAAGACCGAGGACCCCGTGCCCGGCCCCGGCCAGGTGCGGATCGCCGTCGCCGCGGCCGGGGTGCACCTGCTCGACACGGCCCTGCGCGAGGGCCGGCCGGGCCCCTTCCCGGCCCCGCCCGTCCTGCCGACGATCCCCGGCCGCGAGGTCGCGGGCACGGTCGACGCGCTGGGCGAGGGCACGGACCCCGGCTGGCTCGGCAAGCGGGTGGTGACCCACCTGGGCATGGCCCCCGGAGGCTACGCCGAACTGGCGGTGGCGGACGCGGCCCGCCTCCACGAGATCCCGCCGAACCTCGACCCCGCCGAAGCGGTCGCGATGATCGGCACGGGCCGTACGACGATGGGCATCCTCCAGTTCACCGACCTCGGCCCCGACTCGGTGGCCATCGTCCCGGCCGCCGCGGGCGGCATCGGCACGCTGCTGGTGCAGTACGTGAAGAACACCGGCGGCACGGTCGTCGGCCTCGCCGGCGGCCCCGCCAAGACCGCCCGCGTCCGCGAGAACGGCGCGGACCTGGCCGTCGACTACCTGCGCCCCGACTGGCCCGACACCGTAAGGGAGTTCCTCGGCGCCGACCGCCGCGCCACGGTCGTCTTCGACTCGGTGGGCGGCACCACCGGCCGCACCGCGGTCGACTTCCTCGCCCCCGGCGGCCGGCACCTCGTCTTCGGCTGGTCGGGGGCGGGCCCGCACGACGGCGAACCGCTGACGTTCACGCAGGAGTACCTGACCGAGCACGCCCTCACGTCCCAGAACGTCCTGGGCCCGGCGATGCTGTCCCGCGCCGAGGGCCCGGACCCCCTGCGCACCCTGGAGACCCGCGCCCTGGAGAAGGCCGCGACGGGCCGCCTGCGCCCGGCGGTCCAGCGCTTCCCGCTCGCGGAGGCGGCCGCGGCGCATCGGGCGCTGGAGGGGCGGGGGACGGTGGGGAAGGTGGTGTTGGTGCCGTGA
- a CDS encoding FAD-binding oxidoreductase, whose protein sequence is MSTRTINGGISFWYAQDGIPAPREPLTGDATADVVIVGGGYTGLWTAYYLKKAVPFLNITVLEARFCGYGASGRNGGWLYNGIAGRDRYAKLHGHEAAVRLQRAMNETVEEVVRAAAQESIDADVHQGGVLEVAYTPAQLARLKAFHAAELAFGEQDRLLLGARETAERVRVAGAVGSAWTPHGARIHPVKLVKGLAAAVEALGVTVHESTPVTEIRPKHAVTPYGTVRAPYVLRCTEGFTASLKGQRRAWLPMNSSMIATEPLPADLWETIGWEGRETLGDMAHAYMYAQRTADGRIALGGRGVPYRFGSRTDNDGRTQPETIEALREILIRFFPQLAGVAVTHAWSGVLGVPRDWCATVTLDRSTGLGWAGGYVGSGVATANLAARTLRDLVQQDSGQSGPTELTALPWVNHKVRRWEPEPFRWLGVRGMYAAYRGADRRELSSHTATTDRIAVVADRISGRH, encoded by the coding sequence ATGAGCACGCGGACGATCAACGGCGGCATCTCCTTCTGGTACGCGCAGGACGGCATCCCCGCCCCCCGCGAGCCCCTGACCGGCGACGCGACGGCCGACGTCGTCATCGTGGGCGGCGGCTACACGGGGCTGTGGACGGCGTACTACCTCAAGAAGGCCGTCCCCTTCCTCAACATCACCGTCCTGGAGGCCCGCTTCTGCGGCTACGGCGCCTCCGGCCGCAACGGCGGCTGGCTCTACAACGGCATCGCGGGCCGCGACCGGTACGCGAAGCTGCACGGCCACGAGGCCGCCGTACGCCTCCAGCGGGCGATGAACGAGACGGTCGAGGAGGTCGTGCGGGCGGCGGCGCAGGAGTCGATCGACGCCGACGTCCATCAGGGCGGGGTGCTCGAAGTGGCCTACACCCCCGCCCAGTTGGCCCGCCTCAAGGCGTTCCACGCCGCCGAGCTCGCGTTCGGCGAGCAGGACCGGCTGCTGCTCGGGGCCCGCGAGACGGCCGAGCGGGTGCGGGTCGCCGGGGCCGTCGGCTCCGCCTGGACCCCGCACGGCGCCCGCATCCACCCCGTCAAGCTGGTCAAGGGCCTGGCGGCGGCGGTGGAGGCGCTGGGCGTGACCGTCCACGAGTCGACCCCGGTGACGGAGATCCGCCCCAAGCACGCGGTCACCCCGTACGGGACCGTCCGCGCCCCGTACGTCCTGCGCTGCACCGAGGGGTTCACCGCGTCCCTGAAGGGCCAGCGCCGCGCCTGGCTGCCGATGAACTCGTCGATGATCGCCACCGAGCCGCTGCCCGCCGACCTGTGGGAGACGATCGGCTGGGAGGGCCGCGAGACGCTGGGTGACATGGCGCACGCGTACATGTACGCGCAGCGCACCGCCGACGGCCGGATCGCGCTCGGCGGGCGCGGCGTGCCGTACCGCTTCGGCTCCCGCACCGACAACGACGGCCGTACGCAGCCGGAGACCATCGAGGCCCTGCGCGAGATCCTGATCCGCTTCTTCCCCCAGCTCGCCGGGGTCGCGGTCACGCACGCCTGGTCGGGGGTGCTCGGGGTGCCGCGCGACTGGTGCGCCACGGTCACCCTGGACCGCTCGACGGGCCTCGGCTGGGCGGGCGGCTACGTCGGCTCCGGCGTGGCCACCGCCAACCTCGCCGCCCGCACCCTGCGCGACCTGGTCCAACAGGACTCCGGCCAGTCCGGCCCCACCGAACTGACCGCCCTGCCCTGGGTCAACCACAAGGTCCGCCGCTGGGAGCCGGAACCTTTCCGCTGGCTGGGGGTGCGGGGGATGTACGCGGCGTACCGGGGGGCGGACCGCCGCGAGCTGTCGTCGCATACGGCGACGACGGACCGGATCGCTGTGGTGGCGGACCGGATTTCCGGGAGGCATTGA
- a CDS encoding thioredoxin domain-containing protein: protein MTGRPSARKVRRAAVALALAGALGVSVAACSSGSGSSASAPADLEVKAAPHAATLAKLPAKAEGAEIVVGSPSAAHTVTVYEDPRCPYCAKFEASGAVPLAELAAQGKVKIRYTLASFLDRNLGGSGSKNAAGALRASVDAGRFAEYHAAVFASQPEDEGSDGYTADNLLKIADKVPGLRGAAFDKAVRENTYKSWVASAEKAFEGSGVNSSPTVLIDGERPAGDGSAILDADAFAKVLKDAGIS, encoded by the coding sequence ATGACCGGACGTCCGTCCGCACGCAAGGTCCGTCGCGCGGCCGTGGCGCTCGCGCTCGCCGGGGCGCTCGGCGTCTCGGTCGCCGCGTGCTCCTCGGGGTCCGGTTCGAGTGCCTCCGCCCCGGCCGACCTTGAGGTGAAGGCCGCGCCGCACGCGGCGACCCTCGCCAAGCTCCCGGCGAAGGCGGAGGGTGCGGAAATCGTCGTGGGCAGCCCGTCGGCCGCGCACACCGTGACCGTGTACGAGGACCCGCGCTGCCCGTACTGCGCCAAGTTCGAGGCGTCCGGCGCGGTGCCGCTCGCGGAGCTCGCCGCCCAGGGCAAGGTCAAGATCCGCTACACGCTCGCCTCCTTCCTCGATCGCAACCTCGGCGGCAGCGGATCCAAGAACGCGGCGGGCGCGCTGCGGGCGTCGGTGGACGCGGGCAGGTTCGCCGAGTACCACGCGGCCGTCTTCGCCAGCCAGCCCGAGGACGAGGGCAGCGACGGCTACACCGCCGACAACCTGCTGAAGATCGCGGACAAAGTGCCGGGTCTGCGCGGCGCCGCCTTCGACAAGGCGGTGCGCGAGAACACGTACAAAAGCTGGGTGGCGTCCGCCGAGAAGGCCTTCGAGGGCTCCGGCGTGAACTCCAGCCCGACCGTCCTGATCGATGGCGAGCGCCCGGCGGGCGACGGCTCGGCGATCCTGGACGCGGACGCGTTCGCGAAGGTGCTCAAGGACGCCGGTATCTCGTGA
- a CDS encoding rhomboid-like protein, whose translation MRFFSRRSVSRLSAPVRRYVRSAPGTYLWLAVLFVTTIALHHMSPEFEEDFLRQRSTNIHELSTNPVRVLITSALWIDGGHWLPYAVLYSVFHAQAERWLGTPRWLAVVVLAHVLATYLSEGALLWAVHHEVAPRSAVNTLDVGVSYALAGIIGVLTYRIAAPWRYVYLVCVLVLYGTPLLTGRTFTDLGHFTSVLVGLACHPLVRDRGAPWDPVTTVTRYRRP comes from the coding sequence ATGCGGTTTTTCTCCCGGAGGTCCGTGTCCCGGCTGTCCGCCCCCGTGCGCCGGTACGTCCGCAGCGCCCCCGGCACGTACCTCTGGCTGGCGGTCCTGTTCGTCACCACCATCGCCCTGCACCACATGTCGCCGGAGTTCGAGGAGGACTTCCTGCGGCAGCGCTCCACCAACATCCACGAGCTGTCGACCAACCCGGTCCGGGTCCTGATCACCAGCGCCCTGTGGATCGACGGCGGCCACTGGCTCCCGTACGCCGTCCTCTACTCCGTCTTCCACGCGCAGGCCGAACGCTGGCTCGGCACCCCGCGCTGGCTCGCGGTCGTCGTCCTCGCCCATGTGCTCGCGACCTACCTCAGCGAGGGCGCGCTGCTGTGGGCGGTGCACCACGAGGTGGCCCCGCGGTCGGCGGTCAACACCCTTGATGTGGGCGTGAGTTACGCACTCGCGGGGATCATCGGCGTGCTGACGTACCGGATCGCGGCGCCCTGGCGGTACGTGTACCTCGTCTGTGTCCTCGTCCTGTACGGGACCCCGCTCCTGACCGGCCGCACCTTCACCGACCTCGGCCACTTCACGTCCGTGCTCGTCGGGCTCGCCTGCCATCCGCTCGTACGGGACCGGGGCGCGCCCTGGGACCCTGTGACGACAGTCACGAGATACCGGCGTCCTTGA
- a CDS encoding aminoglycoside phosphotransferase family protein, producing MRRVGRVIDIPDELVATQTRFHGHAGRAFIEELPGRTAEFLDRWGLRLDGPSMYGMCALVLPVTTGDGTPAVLKLQLLDEESVGEPVALRAWDGAGAVRLLRHDAGTGTMLLERLDSARLLTSVADSREAVLVIGGLLSRLTAVPAPPELRRLGEVAAAMLDDTPDAVRTLTDPFERRLLLDCAAAVCEVAAEPGDRLLHWDLHYENVVAADREPWLAIDPTPLAGDPAFELLPALDNRYDPAELRWRFDALTEVLGLDRERARAWTLGRVLQNCLWEIEDGEPLEAEQVEVGAAVRSWHL from the coding sequence GTGCGTAGGGTCGGGCGGGTGATCGACATTCCGGACGAGCTGGTCGCCACGCAGACGCGCTTCCACGGGCACGCGGGCCGCGCCTTCATCGAGGAGCTGCCGGGCCGGACGGCCGAGTTCCTTGACCGGTGGGGGCTGCGGCTCGACGGGCCCTCCATGTACGGGATGTGCGCGCTGGTGCTTCCGGTGACGACCGGCGACGGCACCCCGGCGGTCCTTAAGCTCCAGCTGCTTGACGAGGAGAGCGTGGGCGAGCCGGTCGCACTGCGGGCGTGGGACGGGGCGGGCGCGGTGCGGCTGCTGCGGCACGACGCCGGGACCGGCACGATGCTGCTCGAACGGCTCGACTCCGCCCGCCTATTGACCTCGGTGGCGGACTCGCGGGAGGCCGTTCTGGTGATCGGCGGGCTGCTGTCCCGGCTCACCGCCGTACCGGCCCCGCCGGAGCTGCGCCGCCTGGGCGAAGTGGCCGCGGCGATGCTCGACGACACCCCGGACGCGGTCCGCACCCTCACGGACCCGTTCGAACGGCGCCTCCTGCTCGACTGCGCGGCGGCGGTCTGCGAGGTCGCCGCGGAGCCCGGCGACCGGCTCCTGCACTGGGACCTCCACTACGAGAACGTGGTGGCCGCCGACCGCGAACCCTGGCTGGCCATCGACCCCACCCCGCTGGCGGGCGACCCCGCCTTCGAACTCCTCCCGGCGCTCGACAACCGCTACGACCCGGCGGAGCTCCGCTGGCGCTTCGACGCCCTCACGGAGGTGCTGGGCCTGGACCGCGAGCGGGCCCGCGCCTGGACCCTGGGCCGGGTGCTCCAGAACTGCCTGTGGGAGATCGAGGACGGCGAGCCGCTGGAGGCGGAACAGGTGGAGGTCGGCGCGGCGGTGCGGTCCTGGCACCTGTGA
- a CDS encoding GNAT family N-acetyltransferase, which translates to MIRTATPEDVPVIHAMVRELAEYEKCPDEARATQEQLREALFGEHPAAYAHIAETATGEPAGFALWFLNFSTWRGVHGIYLEDLYVRPAHRGGGHGKALLTELARICVTRGYGRLEWSVLNWNAPSIAFYESLGARPQDEWTVYRLAGGALEGLATGA; encoded by the coding sequence ATGATTCGTACCGCGACGCCCGAAGACGTCCCCGTCATCCACGCCATGGTCCGCGAACTGGCCGAGTACGAGAAGTGTCCCGACGAGGCGCGGGCGACGCAGGAGCAGCTGCGTGAGGCGCTGTTCGGCGAGCACCCGGCCGCGTACGCGCACATCGCGGAGACGGCCACCGGCGAACCGGCGGGCTTCGCGCTCTGGTTCCTCAACTTCTCGACGTGGCGCGGAGTGCACGGCATCTACCTGGAGGACCTGTACGTACGCCCCGCCCACCGCGGCGGCGGCCACGGCAAGGCCCTCCTGACGGAACTGGCCCGCATCTGCGTGACCCGCGGCTACGGCCGCCTGGAGTGGTCGGTCCTGAACTGGAACGCCCCGTCCATCGCCTTCTACGAGTCGCTGGGGGCGCGGCCGCAGGACGAGTGGACGGTTTATCGGTTGGCGGGTGGGGCGTTGGAGGGGCTGGCGACGGGAGCATAG
- a CDS encoding helix-turn-helix transcriptional regulator, with product MPATASSSVEDARKLVADRLREIRRDAGLKARQVAARTGWYPSKVSRLENAVTPPSDEDIRAWCLACAAEDQAVDLIAAARSADNMYVEWRRVQRTGLRRLQESYIPLYERTRVFRTYCCNVVPGVLQTHAYATALMRSISRFHETPDDVADAVEARLDRSARVVREGDHRFALVLEESVLRHRVGNAETMVGQLGYLLAAMAFPSVSLGVIPFSAERRMWMIETFTVYDEEQAEAELLTARVNVTAPAEIRQYLKAFGEFSRLAVYGADARALITSAVDSLG from the coding sequence ATGCCCGCGACCGCATCGTCCAGCGTCGAGGACGCCCGCAAACTCGTAGCCGACCGCCTGCGGGAGATTCGCCGGGACGCGGGCCTCAAAGCCCGCCAGGTGGCGGCCAGGACGGGCTGGTATCCGTCCAAGGTCTCCCGCCTGGAGAACGCGGTCACCCCTCCCTCCGATGAGGACATCCGCGCGTGGTGCCTGGCCTGCGCGGCCGAGGACCAGGCCGTCGACCTGATCGCCGCCGCCCGCTCCGCGGACAACATGTACGTGGAGTGGCGGCGGGTCCAGCGCACAGGTCTGCGCCGGCTCCAGGAGTCGTACATCCCGCTGTACGAGCGGACCCGCGTGTTCCGTACGTACTGCTGCAACGTCGTCCCCGGCGTGCTCCAGACCCACGCCTACGCGACGGCGTTGATGCGTTCCATCAGCCGCTTCCACGAGACCCCCGACGATGTGGCCGACGCCGTCGAAGCCCGACTGGACCGGTCGGCGCGGGTGGTCCGCGAGGGCGACCACCGCTTCGCCCTGGTGCTGGAGGAGTCGGTCCTGCGGCACCGGGTCGGCAACGCCGAGACGATGGTCGGGCAACTGGGCTATCTGCTGGCCGCGATGGCCTTCCCGTCCGTCTCTCTCGGCGTGATCCCGTTCTCAGCCGAGCGCCGGATGTGGATGATCGAGACGTTCACGGTCTACGACGAGGAGCAGGCGGAAGCAGAGCTCCTGACGGCTCGCGTGAACGTCACAGCGCCCGCCGAGATCCGCCAATACCTCAAGGCCTTCGGCGAGTTCTCCCGACTGGCCGTCTACGGGGCCGACGCCCGAGCACTGATCACCTCAGCCGTGGACTCGCTGGGGTGA
- a CDS encoding DUF6879 family protein has product MSQTDLEFVDLLANTRHSAVHLEMRDGYGIGQEAAEFDAWRAGWRPDTDPATWWNDFHSWVRDATARGVSFRRARIVSEPVSEYIAYEYDCTYQNVAAGESVRWLPRRRASDIALPGNDFWLFDGRVIMWNHFTGTGGSAGPEVDERPEVAKLCATAFEAVWARATPHDDYRIRPAAPAV; this is encoded by the coding sequence ATGTCGCAGACCGACTTGGAATTCGTTGATCTGCTCGCGAACACCCGGCATTCGGCCGTCCATCTGGAGATGCGGGACGGCTATGGGATCGGCCAGGAGGCGGCGGAGTTCGATGCCTGGCGGGCCGGCTGGCGGCCGGACACCGACCCTGCCACCTGGTGGAACGACTTCCACAGCTGGGTACGTGACGCGACCGCACGCGGGGTGTCCTTCCGTCGTGCGCGCATCGTCTCGGAGCCGGTGAGCGAGTACATCGCCTACGAGTACGACTGCACGTACCAGAACGTGGCGGCAGGGGAGTCGGTCCGCTGGCTCCCCCGGCGGCGGGCGTCGGACATCGCTCTTCCCGGCAACGACTTCTGGTTGTTCGACGGGCGCGTGATCATGTGGAACCACTTCACCGGGACCGGCGGTTCGGCAGGTCCGGAGGTGGACGAACGGCCCGAGGTCGCGAAGCTCTGCGCCACCGCCTTCGAAGCCGTCTGGGCGCGGGCGACGCCGCACGACGACTACCGGATCAGACCCGCTGCTCCGGCCGTCTGA